The window GACTATTCCAGGGAACCACGAAACTGCAAGTGTTGATGTGCAAGAGGCCCTTCCGCAGTTGTCCTAGGGGAAGCGGTCAATCAACAGGCAGGTTATTCTTGATTGGCTGAGGCGGGGCGGGACGGGGTGGGACGTGCCTGATTGGCATTCATGGGCATACAGATCCCCCGTAGGACAAAGTCCCTGCCTTCTGATAGGCTGGGGTAGGGAGGGTTCCCTTCCCGAGCCTCGCCCCTCCGGGGTTGCAGAGGCGTGGCTCGGGGTGAGGGGATGGGGCCTCACCCGCGATGAGAAACTCCTCGCTGCGGTTCTGGGATTCGTGGAAGTACCCGCAGAGGCTTTCCATGGCGGGGGTGTAGACAAACCGGATATCAGCAGCATGACCCAAGGCTTCAAAGCCTTTGAACATCTGTTGACAGAGGAGGGTAAGAGTCGCTTTTCCTGACATAACCCTCCCACTCCTCGTTCTTCCCTGAAGTCATACAAGTATAGCATCCTGAGATCACCTCACTTCCTTCCTAACCTgtggccagagctgctgctgctgctttttttttttttttttttttttttttttttttagctcatatgcttgaaagggagagagaactctCATCTGTGGGTTAATgcctgcaaatgcctgcaacagctggacttGGGTATGTGCCGGGACCAGGAGCCCAgatttcaatccaggtctcccacatggatggtacgGACCCagatccttgagccatcactgctgcctcccacagtgtgcattgacaggaagctggaaggaagagtcagatccaggacttgaacccatcaCTATGATGTGGCATGcaggcatcttagctgctaggctaaatgtctgTTTCCAGAGGCCTCTATTTTGACAATGAAAAGGCTTTTAGGGATCACAGGGACAGACACAGGGGAATACCTTGGTGGTCTTGATTTCATAACGCTGGTATAAGGTGGTTTGGTTGACTTCAGGGGCCCCCACAAACTTGGCCCTAATGACTGCAGGAGAGGAGGGGGAAAATTAGTCAGAGGGACCGCATaagccaataaaaattaaatcagcaTCATACTAATCCTATGAAAGCACATACATAAATAGGGGTTACTGGATTCCAGACAGCACACTAAGCAATCGACACATTTGTTAATTGATTCATGTATATATCAAgtgactgctttgctaggccctGCTGTAAGCCttcttcatttgttcatttgctcattcactcgACAAATATTGCAGAGCATCTactgtgtgccaagcactgttGTGGGTGTTAAAGACCCAACAGGGAACAAAACACAGATATCCTTTCCCTTGTGGAGTTCACATTGTAGCCAGGAGGAGACTGCCTGAAAACAAAGATTAAGTACCTGGAATGTTTGAAGTTGTTAAATGTAGTGGGGGAATTACACAACTGGGTAAAGGGGGTAAAAAGGATTCATTGCCTGGCTAAGCTCCTTGAACCTTTCCTGGGCCCATCATTGCACTTGCTTGCAAAAccttgtttttagaaaaaaaaaaaaacctgctaggTCAGTTTCAAAGGAATCTCCTTCCCTGGTTATCTGATGGGGCTCTTCATTCCCTGACCCACCCCTACCTGCAGGTGACATCTGGTCACCCTGGCATGTCTTCAGTGACCATCACGCTAGGGCCTTGAGCCATAGTTCCTCTTCTCCCACCCGACACACACCTCATGTTTCCTCTTAGTTGCTTTCTGTCCACTGACCCCTACCCTGTTCTGAGCCACAGATTCCCACTGGCCCATGCAGTGTTTGGATTTGAGCCCGATCTCTTCCTCAGTGCAAAATCCCACGGCATGGGTATTATTTCTGTACCCTTAGCAACAGTCCTGAATAAAGTTCTGAAATGGAATAAAGTTCTGAAATGGTGACACTGAAGCAGCCACCCACATTGGTAttggggggaagggcgtgggaaGGTAACAAAGCAGGGGGCGCTGCCAGTACAAAGGCCCTGGGGTTTGATGCTGATGCATCCATCCAAGAAGTGAGGAGGATACATGGGGGACCAAAGCAGGGTGAGGACAGGGACAATGTGGAATTGCTCCAGAGGTGGACAGCATCAAGACCCCCCCCACTGGACTaagggaaagcagagcagataGAGAAGAGTGGGCAGGGTGGGCCGAGACTCACCAAGGTCCGAGTTGCAGAAGGCTGTCTGTGGGTGAGGTGGGGCACAGGTGCAGGCTTTGCTGGGGGCtaccagccacagcagcagcaggatgctggagacCAGGGCTGCCAAGGGGGCCATGGCGATCTCTGCGAGATAGGGGGGGTGTCAGGCAGCCTCCTACCCCATGCTGcacctgggggacctggaggCAGACTAGGAGATTGGATTTGGGACTTAAAGAATTGGGAATCTTGGGATTTGTAAGTAGGAGTGGGATTCCAGAGGAGTTTAGGGGCTTAGAGAGTTGGGTGAGTTTAAGGATTCCTGGAGTTGCCGTAGTTTAGGGCATTGAGTGAGCTGGGGatgggggcgggagggagggcGGGATAGTAGAGGTGCGCATTTTTAAGTCAAGGAGCTGAGGAATTCAGGGGAGTGTGTTGGGGTATGGGTTTTGGAGGAGGTCTGGAGTTGGAGCTGTCCCTGTGAAGTCACTGAGAGGGTGGGAATTTCAGGAAGCTATGGGATTCAGAGGCGGTGGTGGGAGGGTGGTCAGGGAGCTGAGTGAGTTTGGGAGCTCAAGGTGCTGCAGGGAGTGGGTGCCCATGGCTGCTTCAGGGATTTGCAGGGGAAAGGAGCCTTGAGGTTTAGGAAGTTGAAGATTATGGACTTTTAGAGAATGGGCTGCGGCAGAGGGAGCAAGCtacgggggtgggggagagctgCGGGTTGAGGGGGCAATGAGGGACTTGCAGGAGTTGGAAGCTGGGGGGACATTTTGCTATTAGGGGCCATGGGTTTGGAGCATTGGGCATGCTTTCCAGGGGTTCGAGGGAATTCGAAGTGTCAGGGTTGTGGGGAGCACTTTCAGCCCCTTTCCTTTCACCTTGCCCTTGAGCAGCCCAGGGTCCTGGTACCTCcacaggccaggctgagcagcCACAAGGAATCCGGCTCGGGAACAGCGGCCTGGACTTCTTGCCAGCACACAGCCCAGGCCACCCTGCCCCGCGCCAGCCCTAATCCAGCTTACCTCTCGTGTCTGCCCGGCGCTGGATCGGCGGCGATGGCGGCAGCACGGCCTGAGCGGTAGAGGATAAATGTCCACGCGAGGGGCGGGGTTGGCGCGGAAACCACAGGCCTCCAGGCTTCCTGGATGCGTTACTCATCCGCCCACCATCAGCGCACAAGTCTAGGGGCGGGCCGAGGGCTGCCCAAAGGAGAGacactctcctcccttcctccccctcctccagttCCACGTCGGGCACATTCCTAACAAGCCGGCCACCTCCCTCACTCTAAGGAGAGCATTGTGGCTGGATTGCCCCCTACTAGTCCCTGAAAGTCCCTGAGGGCTCTCCAGTCGCCCACATCCGCCAAACTCCCTATGGTCAAAGCCCGAATTAGTCCATGCCTCGGATCTTTACTGTGCATCAGCTATGTATCAAGTGTACAAAAATCCCAGTATGGTGAAGggtgacagagaagaaagaattgAAGAAGAGGCAGGTCTGAGATATGAGGCAGGTGAATGGGGGAAGAAATCAAGGTGAAGAGACTAAGGCACACCAGGAAGAATACGTGATTTAAGGCAAGACTGGAATTAATAAATGGCCCATAtgagactggaacccaggcaacCTGGAGCCTGAACCTGGCTCTTGACCCCTCTCTAAAAAACACAGGTAAATATCAGCATTTATGTGGCACCAACTGTGTACCAGGCACTCAGTCATTTAGCTCATTTAAAACTCACAGTTAGTCTCTAAGGCATtctacagatgaagaaataaGAGGCCAAGAGGGAATCAACCCGGCCAAGAGTTTTCCCAGCATCACAGGACATAGCCTGGGAATGAACTTAGGTTAAGTGGTGCCAGGCATAACATTGTGCTGGCCAGGCAGGGAATGGTATCAGTGGATTACTGAGCTTTGATGGGGGGGGGTGCGTTGAATGGTGGTGAAAgaagggagtgagtcagtagaaaACCCATCCGCTGGTCGtgccctgccccttccccaccaccaccagcccaCACTCCTAGGAGGGGAGGGTGGATGAGGCAATCCCTGCCCACCAGTTTCCCGATGATGCTGGCAGGGGTCTTGCAGGGGGTTCTGAGGGCTAATTAGAACCTTGGTTAATTCAGGGAGGATAGAGCAGAAATGACGATAGTGATGAAGGCAGCCCCTGATTGGACCCTTATGTATCCTGGGCTTTGTGTAAATTATCTCATTCACTCTCCATCACCCCCATTGGCAATTAAGCTTGATTAACTTAGAGAGTTTGGCTCAATAACACCACCAGCAACACACTGAAAGCTAGCAGCAGCACTGTGAAAGTAAGCACTTCCCGCACGTCTAGGTTCATCCTTGGTGACCTCCTGGCTCATTATTGTTCACGAACAAAGGGCTGTTAAAGCCTCAATAAGAATAATGATAGTAGGATGTAAGGATGTAGGCTTAGGACTGGCTAAGTACTTGCCACTAAGTAAGTAAGTTATTCCTCTCCTATGAGTTAGAGGCTGTTCAGTGTCTCATCAAGAGGGATGAAGAAACTGAGCCACccggggaggcaggggagggaccTGCCTGGGAACCAGAGTTCAAAGGGTTCTGTGGTAGGgaccaaaaaataataaaggggcggcgggggaaggggggAAGTAAACCAAAACCCTGTAGAAGCTGGTTGTGAAAGTAGGGAGTGAGAGTGAATGAGACAGGGGCTGAGTAACTAGATGGCGGGACATAGAGGAAAGTGAAGGCAGGGAAAGTCCTCCCTCAGCCCCTCGCTGACCCTGCTTCTGATGCCAGCCCCTTGAAAGCTGACTGTTACCAAGGGAAGGGTGATCTGAATCCAGGTGCTTCTGCAGGTTTGGAAGCTGGGGCAGAAAGGCGGAAGGGTTTTGTGGAGGCATGTTGGGGTGTGTGACCCTCCAGGGCACCAAGCTAGCTGTGGGGTTCAGCTGGATGTGCAGACACCTGATGTGATCCTCCCAGTCTTTCCCAATGTGTGGTTCTGACTGTGCCCATTGTAGAGAataggaaactgaggcccagagaggaatTCAGTGGAGTACTAGAGTCTTACCTGGCTCTAGAAAGAAGGGAAGCTGAGACACTGATCTAGAGTCCTATAGACCATTCTGAAGGTGGATGAGGGGTTGACGAggctcccagcacacacacatgtattggcacacacatgcacacacacacacacacacacacagcactcacaGAGTCTTGTGTTCAGGCTCAGGTGGGGAGGACACTTAATGAAAAGGGAGCCCTAGAAAAGCGCACATAGTAGGCGATGTGCATGTGTAGACAGCTCTGGCTTGTTGCTGTACACATCCATGGGTgctgcacatgtgtgtgcctgAGTACTCCATATTGCTCCATGTGTTGCCTCAGTAAAGTGGTTCTGGGTTCTtggtcacttccaaatgtgttgtTAATTCTGTGTGCAGTGTAGTACCTGTCTGAGACATCACGCACACGCCCTGGCATCATGTCCCTGGCACGCTGCCCAAAGGCTCTCTGCCAGCCACCAACCCTCTCCCTCAAGCCCCGGCCGCCATCCCAGCACTAGGCCTCTCAGCTCCCCCttactctccccccccccccacctccagaATGACGCGAGTCATTTAGGAAATGAGGAAGGGGGCGGGAGTGTAGAGGGAGGATGAGAACTGAAGGTCCATCTGGTCACCCTGAGTCTGCGGGCTTCCTGTGCTTGTCGGGAACTGGGAGCCACCACCGCCCCCGGCAGCCCCGCCGGGAATGCCATCTCTCCGTCAGTGCGAGGGAAGGCACAGCACCTTGCATACGTGCCAGCCTGGCCAGGAGGAGACTGGGGTCGTCCAGCTCACTTCGCTCTACCTCACCCAGGGTGCAGGGAGAAGGGAAAGTCGTCTTCTCCcctgaaattgtgtgtgtgtgtgtgtccatgagtGTGTATTTCAAAGAGCTGTGTCTCTAGTTGTGGGCGTGCCTTTCTGTGTTGCATACTTTGTGTGTCTAGATGAATTTTGTCTGGGTGCCCAGGAATGTGCTATGGGTCTTGGTGGCTGGATGAAAGCGTAGAGGGCCATGCACCTCTGTAAGTTGGGTAGTTCCTTCTAGGGATGGACACATGcctcagaggtgtgtgtgtgtgtgtgtgtgcgcgcgtgcacgCCTGTGGACATTGAGTACATGCCCAGTGTATTGAGTGCACCTGCTTGAATTGTGTGCACCTCTGTAGAACATGGGCAATCTTTTGTGTGCTGTTTGTGGTGTGAGTTTGTGCAGGGGGaaggcacctgtgtgtgtgtgtgtgtccgtccgTGTGTGGGGGGGAGATTCCAAGGGTTGATTGTGTGTCTCAGACTGTCACGTGCATACTGCCCAGGAGTGCTCACTGCTGCGCCACACTCTTGAGACCTGGCAGACTGAGTGTGGGCGGTAGTACAATTTTCAGAGTCAGCACACTTTGTGCCAGCATTGGTGGTCGGCGCCAGCGTGCCTGGGCACCTTCAGATTCCATTGCATAGATCCGAGTTCTGAGAGTTTGTGTATGTCTCCAAGGGGTGAGGTTGGAGGGTGGGAAACCTGTCTACAAGGCTTAGCTGAGGGGCCCAATTACCACATGCTCAGTATACCCATGCGCACGCACACGTACAcagacatacactcacacacacagacatacacttACGCCCACATTGATAACACCATTCACTTATAGAAACAAACTTTCTCAATTCCGGAAATGTCCTCCACCCAGCACCCTGTGCCTctgctggggaaagcagaggcagcATGTGTGAGACTTGGGGGAGTAGAGGCAGGGCCAGACAGGCAGGTGCTCTGGGTTCCATTTCTGAGCTGTTTCTGACTCGCCCCTTCTGGGAACTGACTGTTCAggcagctcccactgggagaGCTAGCCATCCTGCCCTGACTGTGCCTCCTCTGCCTTTGCCTCCTACCAGCTCAGCAGCACAACGTACCCCGTGGTTGTGAAGATGGGGCACGCACACTCTGGGATGGGCAAGGTGAGTCCCTTGCTGTggaagtgtgtgcatgtgtgtatatggtATCTGGGTGTGTATGCAGCCGGTACACATCAGTAATGCTGTACGATTGAGAGGCCTGGGTGTCTCTGTGTTTGCACGTGGGTTTTCTCATATTCAGCTGATTTTGTCTGCCCCTTTTCCTAGGGTGTATTCAGATGATGCTGTGCCCTGCCATCTTGCTAGGATGCCCAGcctcgtgtgtgtatgtgtgtgtgtgtttaagcctGACTCTGTGCTGAACAGAGTTGCATGAGACCTTTTTCGGACCAGGGTCTGGAGGTCCTATATGCGTTTCCTGCCAGTTGGTTTTGTCTTTTCGTGTATGTGGAAAGCAGACTTGTCCGTTGTTAACTGTGCATGTCCAAACCTCTGATTAATTTATATAGTACATGTACAACAACTGATTTTGTGTTTGGGTACCTATAGGCATGTATGGTGgacagaagtgtttttttttttccccacaacttTATTCCCACACCATACAACTTACTCATTTAAAGGGGAAAATTAAATTGGCATTCTCAGAGTTGTATGCACACAATTTGTGTCTGCTCACACATGTGTGAAACAGGAGTTGCAATTATGCATGTGTCATACACAAGTGCCCAGTGAATTTCTCATGCTTTCCTCACTTGCATCCTGTGTGCATACCCCTCCAGCAGCTCCCATTTCCCCAGTGCTTTCTTGTCTGGACCAGGCCCaccttcatctctgtctccatgCTCACAGGTGAAGGTGGACAACCAGCATGACTTCCAGGACATTGCAAGTGTTGTGGCACTGACCAAGACATATGCCACAGCTGAACCCTTCATTGATGCCAAATATGATGTGCGTGTCCAGAAAATCGGACAGAACTACAAGGCCTACATGTGAGTGGACAGCCAAAGGCCTGGATAGGGGTCCCATGCACTGCTTGCAGAGGGGGCCTGATCTTCCTGAGCCCTTCTCCTTTTGTCCCCCAGGAGGACATCGGTGTCTGGGAACTGGAAGACCAACACTGGCTCTGCAATGCTTGAGCAAATAGCCATGTCTGACAGGTAGGTGGCCTGAACTCAAGGGGTTGGAGTGACTGGCAGTGTGGCCTCTTAGGTAAGGCACTTAGAGGCTCCCCGCTCCTTGTCTTCTCTTGGCCAGGTACAAGCTGTGGGTGGACACGTGCTCAGAGATTTTTGGGGGACTGGACATCTGTGCAGTGGAAGCACTGCATGGCAAGGACGGAAGGGACCACATCATTGAGGTGGGAGCATCCGCGGATTGGTGGGGCATAAGGGAAGCAACAGGTGCATGATGGCAACACACCAGACTGTGAAGCACTCTGTGGCTCATAGGTCCCCAGTGAATGGCAATGCATGCTGGGATAAGCCCTTGCAAATGGTAAAACAGTCAACTCTAAACTGCTCTGTGAAGTCGGACTTCCTTGGCAGATGGCAAACACTTGCTCACCTAGAAAGTGCTCTGTAAATTTAGATATCCTTGCAAATGGCAAAGCACGTAGTGACCTTTTAAGGGTTCTATGAACTACAGCAAAATGGCAAAACAGTACAGAACAAAGGAGTGACTGGGAACCATTTTCTGTGAAGGCTCACTCTCAACTTGTCATACTCAACTTGGCAAAGAAAGTAGTGCTAGATGAtgggtcaaataaataaatgtggctGTATTCTAGTAAACCTTGGCTTCTGCACGTTGAATATGAACATCAGACCATTTGCACAAATCATTAAATCTTTTGATTTTTCATCAACTGTTAGAAAAATATCTATCACCTGTTCTTTGTTCATGGGCCATACAAAAAGAGGTAGCAGGCTCAGTTTGGCTGTGCACCTTCTCTTGGTGAGCCCTGTGCAGCAGTGCCTCATCAGAGCCTTGTAAAGACAAACTTTCTCACGATGCATGTCAAGCAGCCCTTAGGAACCTGAACAAGTGCGCTTCCTCTCGGTCGTCATGCCTTTTGCCAGCTGACAGTGTGTTGTTGCTAATGCCTGTTGtgcccttcctgcctgcctctggcctCACCAGAGTTCTTTTTGGTCTCTCCCAGGTGGTGGGCTCCTCCATGCCACTCATCGGTGACCACCAGGATGAAGATAAACAGCTCATCGTAGAGCTTGTGGTCAACAAGATGGCTCAGGCTTTGCCACggcagcggcagcaacagcagcagcgagaTGCCTCCCCTGGCAGGGGCTCCCACAGCCAggtcaggctcctggcattgagcTAGTGGTAGTAGTGaggccaggtctggggcaggctgcGCCCTTGAACCCATCCATCATCCATAAGCTAAGAGCATTACCTTTACACACAGGTGGTCACAAttcccagtttaaaaaaaaatctgctacttGGATTTCCCTGAGTTTCCCACCCCACAAAACTTCAGCTTGGCCACAAGTAGGGCCACACCCAGCACACAGGGAACCCGGGTTGTTCTGGTTGGCTAACGCTACAGCAGCTGGTAACTATTTTTAACCTCTCCTGCTCCATTCCTCTGCCGCAGGCTCCTTCCCCAGGGGCCCTGCCCTTGGGTCGCCAGACCTCCCAGCAGCCTGCGGGGCCCCCAGCTCAGCAGCGACCTCCACCACAGGGTAAGTGTGGAGCCAACTATTtcagctcccacccctcccttcccctggcTCATTCTCACAAATGTTCTCTCTGTCCCCTAGGTGGCCCtccacagcctg is drawn from Ochotona princeps isolate mOchPri1 chromosome X, mOchPri1.hap1, whole genome shotgun sequence and contains these coding sequences:
- the TIMP1 gene encoding metalloproteinase inhibitor 1; translation: MSNASRKPGGLWFPRQPRPSRGHLSSTAQAVLPPSPPIQRRADTREIAMAPLAALVSSILLLLWLVAPSKACTCAPPHPQTAFCNSDLVIRAKFVGAPEVNQTTLYQRYEIKTTKMFKGFEALGHAADIRFVYTPAMESLCGYFHESQNRSEEFLIAGQLRKGLLHINTCSFVVPWNSLSSSQRSGFTKTYAAGCDMCKVFACASIPCHLESNTHCLWTDQLLLGSEKGFQSRHLACLPREPGLCVWQSLRPRKD